The proteins below come from a single Natrinema sp. SYSU A 869 genomic window:
- a CDS encoding glycerophosphodiester phosphodiesterase: MRLIAHRGFAATAPENTIGAVQAAAEHADAVEFDVRRCGSGELVVVHDETIDRVTDGTGTVADATLTQLTDHSVLESDERIPTLTDMLAALPPSVEVNLELKESGIAADVLAVLEDAAVDNRVVTTSFLVSELRAIRERDPDQPIGLLASRHLETPITTAVELDCDVLGANRWRCLATGIVPRAKTVGLEVHAWTVERRSMATLLGRRGVDCVSADQPIAV; this comes from the coding sequence ATGCGACTCATCGCACATCGCGGCTTCGCTGCGACCGCTCCCGAGAACACGATCGGTGCCGTCCAGGCCGCCGCCGAACACGCCGATGCCGTCGAGTTCGACGTACGACGCTGTGGATCGGGCGAACTCGTCGTCGTCCACGACGAGACGATCGACCGCGTCACCGACGGCACCGGCACCGTCGCGGACGCCACCCTCACGCAGCTCACCGACCACTCGGTGCTCGAGTCCGACGAGCGGATTCCGACCCTCACGGACATGCTCGCGGCCCTGCCGCCGTCCGTCGAGGTCAATCTCGAACTCAAGGAGTCCGGCATTGCCGCGGATGTCCTCGCGGTTCTTGAGGACGCCGCCGTCGACAACCGCGTCGTCACGACGTCCTTTTTGGTCTCCGAACTGCGGGCGATCCGCGAGCGCGATCCGGATCAGCCAATCGGGTTGCTGGCGAGTCGCCACCTCGAGACGCCGATCACGACGGCGGTCGAACTCGACTGTGACGTCCTCGGTGCGAATCGCTGGCGCTGTCTAGCGACCGGAATTGTTCCACGGGCGAAGACGGTGGGCCTCGAGGTCCACGCATGGACGGTCGAGCGGCGATCGATGGCGACCCTGCTCGGTCGTCGCGGTGTTGACTGCGTCTCGGCGGATCAGCCGATCGCCGTGTGA
- a CDS encoding serine protein kinase PrkA has product MTGDIETLEQLSTDYKESMPADLRETKSFDWYLEEVYKDPKVARNAHQRVADMFDYYGTTYDEAEGMVEYQLASEDPLGEGENTFYGKVIHQSIHEFVNKVKSGARRLGPERRIKLLLGPVGSGKSHFDKQVRKYFEDYTLRDDGRMYTFRWTNLCDVIQDQDPADDTVRSPMNQDPLVLLPLEQRQRVIDDLNENLDAPYTIQNEQALDPESEFYMDKLLAYYDDDLQQVLENHIEIARFVADENKRQGLETFEPKDKKNQDETELTGDVNYSKIAIYGESDPRAFDYSGAFCNANRGIFSGEELLKLQREFLYDFLHATQEQTIKPKNNPRIDIDQVIVGRTNMPEYKDKKGDEKMEAFNDRTKRIDFPYVLSYEDEASIYEKMLQNADVPDINVEPHTLEMAGLFGVLTRIEEPDTETVGLLPKAKAYNGEIDEGDDIDTKKLREEAEQKAEIGEGMVGISPRFIGDEIAEAIMDSKHRQRGFLSPLTVFNFFEENLEHHGSIPEDNFEKYYRYLETVREEYKERAIEDVRHALAYDIDEIQRQGEKYMDHVMAYIDDDTIEDELTGREQEPDETFLRSVEEKLDIPEDRKEDFRQEVSNWVSRRAREGEAFNPQDNERLRRALERKLWEDKKHNINFSALVSANEFDDDERSAWIDALIEQGYSEGGAKEVLEFAGAEVAKAEMDD; this is encoded by the coding sequence ATGACCGGTGACATCGAAACACTCGAGCAGCTCAGTACGGATTACAAGGAATCGATGCCCGCAGACCTGCGGGAAACCAAGTCCTTCGACTGGTACTTAGAGGAGGTCTACAAGGACCCGAAGGTGGCCCGCAACGCCCACCAGCGCGTCGCGGACATGTTCGACTACTACGGCACCACCTACGACGAGGCCGAAGGGATGGTCGAGTACCAGCTCGCGAGCGAGGATCCGCTGGGTGAGGGCGAGAACACCTTCTACGGGAAGGTGATCCACCAGTCGATTCACGAGTTCGTCAACAAGGTCAAGTCGGGTGCCCGCCGGCTCGGACCCGAGCGGCGAATCAAGCTCCTGCTCGGCCCGGTCGGGTCCGGGAAGTCCCACTTTGACAAGCAGGTCCGCAAGTACTTCGAGGACTACACGCTGCGCGACGACGGCCGGATGTACACCTTCCGCTGGACCAACCTCTGTGACGTCATTCAGGACCAGGACCCGGCCGACGACACCGTCCGGTCCCCGATGAACCAGGACCCGCTCGTACTCCTGCCCCTAGAGCAGCGACAGCGAGTCATCGATGATCTCAACGAGAACCTCGACGCACCCTACACCATCCAGAACGAGCAGGCGCTGGACCCCGAAAGCGAGTTCTACATGGACAAGCTGCTGGCCTACTACGACGACGACCTCCAGCAGGTCCTCGAGAACCACATCGAGATCGCCCGGTTCGTTGCCGACGAGAACAAGCGCCAGGGCCTCGAGACGTTCGAACCGAAGGACAAGAAGAACCAGGACGAGACCGAACTCACCGGTGACGTCAACTACTCGAAAATCGCCATCTACGGCGAGAGCGACCCCCGTGCATTCGACTACTCGGGTGCCTTCTGTAACGCGAACCGTGGTATCTTCTCCGGCGAGGAGCTCCTCAAACTCCAGCGGGAGTTCCTCTACGACTTCCTCCACGCGACCCAGGAGCAGACGATCAAGCCAAAGAACAACCCACGGATTGATATCGACCAGGTGATCGTCGGCCGGACGAACATGCCCGAGTACAAGGACAAGAAGGGCGACGAGAAGATGGAGGCCTTCAACGACCGCACCAAGCGGATCGACTTTCCCTACGTCCTCAGCTACGAGGACGAGGCTAGCATCTACGAGAAGATGCTGCAAAACGCCGACGTCCCCGATATTAACGTCGAGCCACACACTCTCGAGATGGCGGGACTCTTCGGTGTCCTCACACGCATCGAAGAACCCGACACCGAGACCGTGGGGCTCCTCCCAAAGGCCAAGGCCTACAACGGCGAGATCGACGAGGGAGACGACATCGACACCAAGAAGCTCCGCGAGGAGGCCGAACAGAAGGCCGAGATCGGCGAGGGCATGGTCGGGATCTCTCCCCGCTTCATTGGCGACGAGATCGCCGAGGCCATCATGGACTCCAAACACCGCCAGCGCGGCTTCCTCTCGCCGCTGACGGTGTTTAACTTCTTCGAGGAGAACTTAGAGCACCACGGTTCGATTCCGGAGGACAACTTCGAGAAGTATTACCGCTACCTCGAGACGGTCCGCGAGGAGTACAAGGAGCGAGCCATCGAGGACGTCCGTCACGCGCTGGCCTACGACATCGACGAGATTCAGCGCCAGGGCGAGAAGTACATGGACCACGTGATGGCCTACATCGACGACGACACCATCGAAGACGAACTCACGGGCCGCGAGCAAGAGCCCGACGAGACGTTCCTGCGCTCCGTCGAGGAGAAACTCGACATTCCCGAGGACCGTAAGGAGGACTTCCGGCAGGAGGTCTCGAACTGGGTCTCCCGCCGTGCACGTGAAGGTGAAGCGTTCAACCCGCAGGACAACGAGCGCCTGCGCCGCGCACTCGAGCGCAAGCTCTGGGAGGACAAGAAGCACAACATCAACTTCTCCGCGCTGGTCAGCGCCAACGAGTTCGACGACGACGAGCGCTCCGCGTGGATCGACGCGCTGATCGAACAGGGCTACTCCGAAGGCGGCGCAAAGGAGGTGCTCGAGTTTGCCGGTGCGGAGGTCGCCAAGGCAGAGATGGACGACTAA
- a CDS encoding kinase anchor protein, with protein MTGRDYVTEADRALEETYEEPMSLAAYVDRIFENPSIASHASKYLLEAIEAAGTRTVVEEGEEKERYRFFDDPHNDGEHAILGNTEVLNGFVDDLRSIAAGRAKDEKIIWFEGPTATGKSELKRCLVNGLREYSKTPDGRRYTVEWNISTAEGSDRGLSYGDDVSAAADQNWYESPVQAHPLSVFPENVREDILEQLNEELDDHVPIQVDAQLDPFSREAYDFLEERYRREGKEELFSAITDESHLRVKNYVVDMGQGVGVLHSEDDGPPKERLVGSWMHGMLQELDSRGRKNPQAFSYDGVLSQGNGVLTIVEDAAQHADLLQKLLNVPDEQSVKLDKGIGMDVDSQLLIISNPDLEAQLNQHADRNGMDPLKALKRRLDKHRFGYLTNLSLETELIRRELTNEMEVWEAESYDELADRIRAPVRVTVKDRDGETRVQEFAPHAIEAAALYAVVTRLDEENLPNGLDLVDKALIYDQGYLQEGDSRREKDEFDFDDDGNDGDHGIPVTYTRDTLAELLQTDRDRHHPELSVEDIVMPRDVLNAMVEGLIDAPVFSTGERSEFENRVVPVKNYIYDQQESDVIEAIMHDKRVDEETVAEYVEHVYAWETDEPLYNDRGERVEPDPLTMKLFEIEHLGRFSEAEYDGNQPRESVRNFRREKVITSLNRHAWEHRDEDFSVEDVDLTAIPVIKTVLESHDWDDVERTFEDFDPRQWSDPPSGTETAEVKESTIDTMVDLFGYSAASAELTSRHVMGQVSYRWD; from the coding sequence ATGACCGGACGCGACTACGTCACCGAGGCCGATCGCGCACTCGAGGAGACCTACGAAGAGCCGATGAGCCTCGCGGCGTACGTCGATCGAATCTTCGAGAACCCGTCGATCGCCTCCCACGCCTCGAAGTATCTGCTCGAGGCGATCGAGGCCGCGGGCACGCGAACGGTCGTCGAGGAGGGCGAGGAGAAGGAGCGCTACCGCTTCTTCGACGATCCGCACAACGACGGCGAACACGCGATCCTCGGCAACACCGAGGTACTCAATGGGTTCGTCGACGACCTGCGGTCGATCGCCGCGGGCCGGGCGAAAGACGAAAAGATCATCTGGTTCGAAGGGCCGACCGCGACCGGCAAGTCCGAACTCAAGCGCTGTCTGGTCAATGGACTGCGCGAGTACTCGAAGACGCCCGACGGCCGTCGGTATACGGTCGAGTGGAACATCTCGACCGCCGAGGGCAGCGATCGCGGACTGAGTTACGGCGACGACGTCAGCGCCGCCGCCGACCAGAACTGGTACGAGAGCCCCGTGCAGGCCCACCCACTGTCGGTGTTCCCCGAAAACGTCCGCGAGGACATACTCGAGCAACTCAACGAAGAACTCGACGACCACGTCCCGATTCAGGTCGACGCACAGCTCGATCCGTTCTCCCGGGAGGCCTATGACTTCCTTGAGGAACGCTACCGCCGGGAAGGCAAGGAAGAACTGTTCTCGGCGATCACGGACGAGAGTCACCTCCGCGTGAAAAATTACGTCGTCGACATGGGACAGGGTGTCGGCGTCCTCCACTCCGAAGACGACGGCCCGCCCAAGGAGCGACTCGTCGGCTCGTGGATGCACGGCATGCTCCAGGAACTCGACTCGCGGGGTCGGAAGAACCCGCAGGCGTTCAGCTACGACGGCGTGCTCTCACAGGGCAACGGTGTCCTCACGATCGTCGAGGACGCGGCCCAGCACGCTGACCTGCTCCAGAAGCTGTTAAACGTCCCCGACGAGCAGTCGGTGAAACTGGACAAGGGGATCGGGATGGACGTCGACTCCCAGCTACTGATTATCTCCAACCCCGATCTCGAGGCCCAGCTCAACCAGCACGCCGATCGCAACGGGATGGACCCACTGAAGGCGCTCAAGCGCCGGTTGGACAAACACCGATTCGGCTATCTGACGAACCTGAGCCTCGAGACGGAACTCATTCGCCGCGAGTTAACCAACGAGATGGAGGTCTGGGAAGCCGAGAGCTACGACGAACTCGCAGACCGGATCCGCGCGCCGGTGCGGGTGACGGTCAAGGACCGCGACGGCGAGACGCGGGTCCAAGAGTTCGCGCCCCACGCGATCGAGGCGGCCGCGCTGTACGCAGTCGTCACGCGGTTAGACGAGGAGAACCTTCCGAACGGTCTTGATCTCGTCGATAAGGCGCTGATCTACGATCAGGGCTACCTGCAGGAAGGCGACAGCCGCCGCGAAAAGGACGAGTTCGACTTCGACGACGACGGCAACGACGGCGATCACGGGATTCCGGTCACGTACACGCGAGACACGCTCGCGGAGTTGCTCCAAACCGATCGGGACCGCCATCACCCCGAACTGTCGGTCGAGGACATCGTCATGCCCCGCGACGTGTTAAACGCCATGGTCGAGGGGCTGATCGACGCGCCGGTCTTCTCGACCGGCGAGCGCTCGGAGTTCGAGAACCGCGTCGTTCCCGTGAAGAACTACATCTACGACCAACAGGAGAGCGACGTCATCGAGGCAATCATGCACGACAAACGCGTCGACGAGGAGACCGTCGCCGAATACGTCGAACACGTCTACGCTTGGGAGACCGACGAACCGCTGTACAACGACCGCGGCGAGCGCGTCGAGCCCGATCCACTGACGATGAAGCTGTTCGAGATCGAGCACCTGGGCCGGTTCTCTGAGGCGGAGTATGACGGCAATCAACCCCGTGAGAGCGTCCGGAACTTCCGACGCGAGAAGGTCATCACATCGCTGAACCGTCACGCGTGGGAACACCGCGACGAGGACTTCTCGGTCGAAGACGTCGATCTGACGGCGATCCCGGTGATTAAGACCGTCCTCGAGAGCCACGACTGGGACGACGTCGAGCGGACCTTCGAGGACTTCGATCCGCGACAGTGGAGCGACCCGCCAAGCGGGACCGAGACGGCCGAAGTCAAGGAAAGCACGATCGACACGATGGTCGACCTCTTCGGCTATTCGGCGGCGTCGGCCGAACTGACCAGCAGACACGTCATGGGACAGGTGAGCTACAGATGGGACTGA
- a CDS encoding SpoVR family protein, with protein sequence MSKSNSNADRFRKQAIASELEEPVDEARNLAKKLGLDPYPVKYWIIDYDEMNELIAYGGFQSRYPHWRWGMQYDKQQKQGQYGGGKAFEIVNNDNPAHAFLQESNTVADQKAVITHVEAHSDFFANNDWFGMFTSGRADEDQVNAAAMLERHARAIGEYMSDPDIDRAEVEKWIDHCLSLEDNIDQHQVFSRRLDVDGPAIEEIDGDLAEKLDELELSDEIKGEVFNEEWVEKLEGEEGGATFPEEPQKDLLAFVREHGKQYDDEAGRGVEMEAWQRDILDMMRAEAYYFAAQKMTKVMNEGWAAYWESAMMTDEAFAGDDEFLNYADHMAKVLASGGLNPYSLGMELWEYVENTTNRQEVLEALLRVEGISWRNLVDVVDFDEVLERLEPPEAIETITPETLDALEEVPDEWIDHEALERAREGEIDVETYPWKVLTEAGLARRHYSLVKRQHRGFLARVSQNELERIGRYLFDDARYSSVEEALEDVDFTAGWDRMFDVRESHNDVTFLDEFLTQEFITENNYFTYEHSQATGQFHVASDAAEDVKKKLLLQFTNFGKPTIAVYDGNYNNANELLLGHQYNGVMLDMGQATETLKRIFELWGRPVNLLTIVKEVDEHDIEVAKRRNREPEPEEQGKLIRYNGETVTTEDVPWEEVEHLAADDVDYDTKPDEWLA encoded by the coding sequence ATGAGTAAGTCAAATTCCAACGCGGATCGATTCCGCAAACAGGCGATCGCCAGCGAGCTCGAGGAACCGGTCGACGAGGCCCGGAACCTCGCCAAGAAGCTTGGCCTCGATCCCTACCCAGTGAAGTACTGGATCATTGACTACGACGAGATGAACGAGCTCATCGCCTACGGCGGGTTCCAGAGCCGGTACCCACACTGGCGGTGGGGGATGCAGTACGATAAACAGCAAAAACAGGGCCAGTATGGCGGCGGGAAGGCCTTCGAGATCGTCAATAACGACAACCCTGCCCACGCGTTCCTCCAGGAGTCGAACACGGTGGCCGACCAGAAGGCGGTCATCACCCACGTCGAGGCCCACTCGGACTTCTTCGCGAACAACGACTGGTTCGGCATGTTCACCAGCGGGCGCGCGGACGAGGATCAAGTCAACGCCGCAGCCATGCTTGAGCGCCACGCTCGAGCGATCGGCGAGTACATGTCCGATCCTGACATCGACCGCGCCGAGGTCGAGAAGTGGATCGACCACTGCCTGAGCCTCGAGGACAATATCGACCAGCATCAGGTGTTCAGCCGCCGGCTTGACGTCGACGGGCCCGCGATCGAGGAAATCGACGGGGACCTCGCCGAGAAGTTAGACGAACTCGAGCTCTCAGACGAGATCAAAGGCGAGGTCTTCAACGAGGAGTGGGTCGAAAAACTCGAGGGCGAAGAGGGCGGCGCGACCTTCCCCGAGGAGCCACAGAAGGACCTGCTGGCGTTCGTCCGCGAGCACGGCAAACAGTACGACGACGAGGCCGGTCGGGGTGTCGAGATGGAAGCGTGGCAACGCGACATCCTCGACATGATGCGCGCGGAGGCGTACTACTTCGCCGCCCAGAAGATGACGAAGGTGATGAACGAGGGGTGGGCCGCCTACTGGGAATCGGCGATGATGACCGACGAGGCCTTCGCTGGCGACGACGAGTTCCTCAACTACGCCGACCACATGGCCAAGGTGCTGGCCTCCGGCGGGCTCAACCCCTACAGCCTCGGCATGGAACTCTGGGAGTACGTCGAGAACACGACCAACCGGCAGGAGGTCCTCGAGGCCCTGCTGCGCGTCGAGGGGATCTCCTGGCGAAATCTCGTTGACGTCGTCGACTTCGACGAGGTGCTCGAGCGGCTCGAGCCGCCGGAAGCAATCGAGACCATCACGCCCGAGACGCTCGACGCGCTCGAGGAGGTCCCCGACGAGTGGATCGACCACGAGGCGCTCGAGCGGGCCCGCGAGGGCGAGATCGACGTCGAGACGTACCCTTGGAAGGTGCTGACCGAAGCGGGACTGGCGCGGCGACACTACTCGCTAGTCAAGCGCCAACACCGTGGCTTCCTCGCCAGGGTCAGCCAGAACGAACTCGAGCGGATCGGCCGCTACCTGTTCGACGACGCCCGCTACTCGTCGGTCGAGGAAGCGCTCGAGGATGTCGACTTCACGGCCGGCTGGGACCGGATGTTCGATGTCCGAGAGAGCCACAACGACGTGACCTTCCTGGACGAGTTCCTGACACAGGAGTTCATCACGGAGAACAACTACTTCACCTACGAGCACTCGCAGGCGACAGGGCAGTTCCACGTCGCTAGCGACGCGGCCGAGGACGTCAAGAAGAAGCTCCTCCTGCAGTTCACCAACTTCGGGAAACCGACCATCGCGGTCTACGACGGCAACTACAACAACGCGAACGAACTGCTGCTCGGCCACCAGTACAACGGCGTCATGCTCGATATGGGGCAGGCCACGGAGACGCTCAAGCGGATCTTCGAGCTGTGGGGCCGGCCGGTGAACCTGCTGACGATCGTCAAGGAGGTCGACGAACACGACATCGAGGTGGCGAAGCGTCGCAATCGCGAGCCCGAACCCGAAGAACAGGGCAAGCTGATCCGGTACAACGGCGAGACGGTGACGACCGAGGACGTGCCCTGGGAGGAGGTCGAACACCTCGCGGCCGACGACGTCGATTACGACACGAAACCCGACGAGTGGCTCGCGTAA
- a CDS encoding SDR family oxidoreductase → MAVTTEFDVDFDGTVAVITGASGALGSAAVDRFREAGATVCAVDVIAPDDEDSQLEADPADEPDLAFYEADLTDEDDVAALMESVVEDHGRIDHLLNIAGTWRGGDHIEDTDLEEFEMLVDVNLKTAFLASKHALPHLQETDGSIVSISARSSLEGGEGDGPYRITKAGIRLLTETLAEENRGTVRANCVMPSVIDTPMNREMMPDADHDEWVDPLEIADVMAFLCSDGAAVTSGAAVPVYGEA, encoded by the coding sequence ATGGCAGTCACGACTGAGTTCGATGTCGACTTCGACGGAACCGTCGCAGTAATCACCGGTGCCAGCGGCGCGCTCGGTAGCGCCGCTGTCGACCGGTTCCGCGAGGCGGGTGCGACGGTCTGTGCCGTCGACGTGATCGCACCGGACGACGAGGATAGTCAGCTCGAGGCCGACCCCGCCGACGAACCCGACCTCGCGTTCTACGAGGCCGATCTGACCGACGAGGACGACGTCGCGGCCCTGATGGAGTCCGTCGTCGAGGACCACGGCCGGATCGACCACTTGCTGAACATCGCCGGAACATGGCGCGGTGGCGACCACATCGAGGACACCGACCTCGAGGAGTTCGAGATGCTCGTCGACGTGAACCTGAAGACGGCCTTTCTCGCGTCAAAACACGCCCTACCCCACCTACAGGAGACGGACGGATCGATCGTCAGCATTAGCGCGCGGTCCTCGCTCGAGGGCGGCGAGGGCGACGGCCCCTACCGGATCACGAAGGCCGGTATCCGGCTGCTGACGGAGACGCTGGCCGAGGAAAATCGCGGGACCGTCCGTGCGAACTGCGTCATGCCGAGCGTGATCGATACGCCGATGAACCGGGAGATGATGCCCGACGCTGATCATGACGAGTGGGTCGATCCGCTCGAGATTGCGGACGTGATGGCCTTCCTCTGTAGCGACGGGGCCGCGGTGACGAGCGGTGCTGCCGTGCCGGTGTACGGCGAGGCTTGA
- a CDS encoding YeaH/YhbH family protein: protein MGLRDDLERFREVGEERREDLADFIQYGDLGQSRPGEIKIPVKIISLPEFEYDQRDQGGVGQGEDGTPDPGQPVGQPQPQPGDDGEDGDPGEEGGDHEYYEMDPEEFAEELDEELGLDLDPKGKKVVEEKEGPFTDLTRTGPNSTLDFERMFKEGLKRKLAMDFDEEFLRELCKVEGIEPRDVFEWARSENLPVSMAWIQEAYDDIPDAERGKWDSIEEVENEVERESVQQKIRREGVQHVPFRREDERYRHPEIIEEKEKNVVVVNIRDVSGSMREKKRELVERTFTPLDWYLQGKYDNAEFVYIAHDADAWEVERDEFFGIRSGGGTKISSAYELANELVEEYPWTDWNRYIFAAGDSENSSNDTEERVIPMMEQIPANLHAYVETQPSGNAINATHAEELERHFGTDAEDVAVAYVNDESDVTDAIYDILSTEGEQDE from the coding sequence ATGGGACTGAGAGACGACCTCGAGCGATTCCGAGAGGTGGGCGAAGAGCGCCGTGAGGATCTGGCCGACTTCATCCAGTACGGCGACCTCGGACAGAGCCGGCCAGGCGAGATCAAGATCCCGGTCAAGATCATCTCGCTGCCGGAGTTCGAGTACGACCAGCGCGACCAGGGCGGCGTCGGGCAGGGCGAGGACGGCACGCCTGACCCTGGCCAGCCGGTCGGCCAGCCCCAGCCACAGCCGGGCGACGACGGCGAGGATGGCGACCCCGGCGAGGAGGGCGGTGACCACGAGTACTACGAGATGGACCCCGAGGAGTTCGCCGAGGAACTCGACGAGGAACTCGGGCTCGACCTCGACCCGAAGGGCAAGAAGGTTGTCGAGGAGAAGGAAGGCCCGTTCACTGATCTCACCCGGACCGGGCCCAACAGCACGCTCGACTTCGAGCGGATGTTCAAGGAGGGGCTCAAGCGGAAGCTCGCGATGGACTTCGACGAGGAGTTCCTCCGCGAACTCTGCAAGGTCGAGGGGATCGAGCCCCGCGACGTCTTCGAGTGGGCCCGCAGTGAGAACCTCCCGGTGTCGATGGCCTGGATTCAGGAGGCCTACGACGATATTCCGGACGCGGAACGCGGCAAATGGGACTCGATCGAGGAGGTCGAGAACGAGGTCGAGCGCGAGAGCGTCCAGCAGAAGATCCGCCGCGAGGGGGTCCAACACGTCCCCTTCCGCCGCGAGGACGAACGCTACCGTCACCCCGAAATCATCGAGGAGAAAGAGAAGAACGTCGTGGTCGTCAACATCCGCGACGTCTCCGGCTCGATGCGCGAGAAGAAGCGGGAACTCGTCGAGCGGACGTTCACGCCGCTGGACTGGTATCTGCAGGGCAAGTACGACAACGCCGAGTTCGTCTACATCGCCCACGACGCCGACGCTTGGGAGGTCGAGCGCGACGAGTTCTTCGGCATCCGCAGCGGCGGTGGCACCAAGATCTCGAGCGCGTACGAACTCGCCAACGAACTGGTAGAGGAATACCCCTGGACCGACTGGAACCGGTACATCTTCGCCGCGGGCGACTCGGAGAACTCGAGCAACGACACTGAGGAGCGAGTAATTCCGATGATGGAGCAGATCCCGGCGAATCTCCACGCCTACGTGGAGACCCAGCCCAGCGGGAACGCGATCAACGCCACCCACGCCGAGGAGCTCGAGCGCCACTTCGGCACTGACGCCGAGGATGTCGCAGTGGCGTACGTCAACGACGAATCGGACGTGACCGACGCGATCTACGATATCCTCAGTACGGAAGGTGAGCAAGATGAGTAA